The Pelagibacterium halotolerans B2 genome has a segment encoding these proteins:
- a CDS encoding MerR family transcriptional regulator, with amino-acid sequence MSGSTRKDRATRQSEGPAIYTIAELADAFSITHRTLRFYEDKGMLRPRRVGNKRLYTNRDRLRLRIILDGKQVGLTLREIQEYLDTYDLRDGSYDHLRRALDKVHHQRHLLQQRRSAIEKSLAELARVEQIIEGMLAEPQDPDGRGDII; translated from the coding sequence ATGAGTGGATCAACCCGCAAGGACCGCGCGACGCGCCAGAGCGAGGGACCTGCAATCTATACGATTGCCGAGCTCGCCGACGCATTCTCGATAACGCATCGGACCCTGCGCTTTTACGAAGACAAGGGCATGTTGCGCCCCCGCCGGGTGGGCAACAAGCGTCTCTATACCAATCGCGACCGTCTGCGGCTGCGCATCATCCTTGATGGCAAGCAAGTGGGCCTCACGCTGCGCGAGATTCAAGAATATCTCGACACCTACGATCTGCGCGATGGCTCATACGATCACCTGCGCCGCGCTCTCGACAAGGTTCACCACCAGCGCCATCTGCTTCAGCAACGGCGTTCAGCGATCGAAAAGTCGCTGGCGGAACTGGCGCGGGTCGAACAGATCATCGAGGGCATGCTGGCTGAACCCCAGGACCCCGATGGGCGGGGCGACATCATATGA
- a CDS encoding response regulator transcription factor — protein sequence MNHRIIIVDDHPLFRAALRQTLEGRDGGMVFEEAGDIEGLSAALEANRDCDLVLLDLNMPGVRGFSGLLLLRAQFPEVPVMIVSAVEDTAVIRRCFDLGASGFLSKSETAARIRESIDTILAGGLWVPDGVSLDGHDEQTEVLGRLATLTPQQIRVLMMLSDGLMNKQIAYELSISEATVKAHVSAILQKLNVDSRTQAVIAAAKIEQGQFAQLVEDQQA from the coding sequence ATGAACCACCGCATCATCATCGTTGACGACCATCCCCTCTTCCGGGCCGCACTGCGTCAGACGCTCGAAGGCCGGGATGGCGGCATGGTGTTTGAGGAGGCTGGGGATATCGAAGGGCTAAGTGCAGCCCTTGAGGCAAATCGTGATTGCGACCTTGTGCTGCTCGACCTCAACATGCCCGGCGTGCGGGGTTTTTCGGGCCTCCTGCTTTTGCGCGCGCAGTTTCCTGAAGTCCCGGTGATGATCGTTTCGGCTGTTGAAGACACGGCCGTCATCCGCCGGTGCTTTGATCTGGGCGCATCGGGGTTCTTGTCCAAGTCCGAAACCGCCGCCCGTATTCGGGAGTCCATTGACACCATATTGGCCGGTGGCCTGTGGGTGCCCGACGGCGTTTCGCTCGATGGGCACGACGAGCAGACTGAAGTGCTGGGAAGGCTCGCAACGCTCACCCCACAGCAGATCCGTGTCCTCATGATGCTTTCGGACGGACTGATGAACAAGCAGATCGCCTACGAGCTTTCCATATCGGAAGCCACCGTGAAGGCACACGTCTCGGCCATCTTGCAAAAACTCAACGTTGATAGCCGCACCCAGGCGGTGATTGCCGCCGCCAAGATCGAGCAGGGCCAGTTTGCCCAACTCGTCGAGGATCAACAGGCCTGA
- a CDS encoding VOC family protein — protein sequence MRPTSFYPVVMTENVPSSAAFYIENFDFRALFDSDWYVHLQSNANPAINFALLDKSHDTIPEAHRGRTGGLLLSFEVEDVDAQYERLNAAGATVVLDLRDEDFGQRHFIVTDPNGVMIDIIKPIPPSAEFAAQYAQEALPQ from the coding sequence ATGCGTCCGACCAGCTTCTATCCCGTCGTCATGACAGAGAACGTGCCCTCATCCGCAGCCTTTTACATCGAAAATTTCGATTTCCGCGCCCTGTTCGACAGCGATTGGTACGTCCACCTGCAGTCAAACGCCAATCCGGCAATCAACTTCGCGCTGCTTGATAAGTCGCACGATACGATTCCGGAAGCCCATCGCGGCCGGACCGGCGGCTTGCTGCTCAGTTTTGAAGTCGAAGATGTCGATGCGCAGTATGAGCGCCTGAACGCAGCGGGTGCCACCGTCGTTCTCGATCTCCGCGACGAAGATTTCGGACAACGCCATTTTATCGTCACCGACCCCAATGGCGTCATGATCGATATCATAAAGCCGATTCCGCCCAGCGCCGAGTTTGCGGCTCAATATGCTCAAGAGGCGCTGCCCCAATAG
- a CDS encoding TetR/AcrR family transcriptional regulator encodes MQEGTQRRSNRDRSEATRAALIAAGRVLFVERPYGEIGTPEIVGKAGVTRGALYHHFADKQALFAAVVDAESAAVAVEIEQSSPQGTDPVEALLAGGRAYLDAMAMPGRTRLLLLDAPAVLGHAEAGAIDMRHSARTLHDGLGMAIAAGVMPPLPLGPLTQVISSAFDRAALAIEAGASRTEWENVLESLLSGLAGGR; translated from the coding sequence ATGCAAGAAGGAACACAACGCCGTTCGAACAGGGACCGGTCGGAGGCCACCCGGGCCGCGCTCATTGCGGCGGGCAGGGTGCTTTTTGTCGAGCGGCCATATGGCGAAATCGGCACACCGGAAATTGTAGGTAAAGCCGGGGTGACGCGGGGCGCGCTCTACCACCATTTTGCAGACAAGCAGGCATTGTTCGCCGCCGTGGTAGATGCCGAATCCGCAGCGGTAGCGGTTGAGATCGAACAATCCTCACCGCAGGGCACCGATCCGGTGGAGGCCCTGCTGGCTGGAGGGCGCGCCTATCTCGATGCCATGGCCATGCCCGGCCGCACCCGCCTGCTACTGCTCGATGCGCCGGCTGTGCTTGGGCATGCAGAGGCCGGGGCCATCGATATGCGTCACAGCGCCCGTACACTTCATGACGGATTGGGCATGGCTATTGCAGCCGGCGTCATGCCGCCTCTGCCGCTCGGCCCGCTCACTCAGGTCATATCGTCGGCCTTTGACAGGGCAGCGTTGGCGATTGAAGCGGGGGCAAGCCGCACCGAGTGGGAAAATGTTCTCGAATCGCTTTTGTCCGGGCTCGCTGGCGGGCGCTAA
- a CDS encoding hybrid sensor histidine kinase/response regulator: protein MSDSAIPEQLAFEAGLTGAIDHLPYGLAVFDSDLVLATANTQYRVGMGLPQSLALPGTPLDDILLFMARRGDLGPGTPQVVADQRRRLITAEPTTLTQRTNISGHQLEIHTARLPGGGLLISFSDVTDRARAETALEQVNHTLEERVNDRTRALTLLNAELEKARAKADAANHEKTRFLAAASHDLLQPLNAARLYTSTLFERTRGTAMAELASSIDASLNAVEDIMSTLLDISRMDSGALKVTRTNIDILDLLKKIEIEFQPLASEKSIELRVVGASFTVRSDRMLLARVIQNLVSNAIKYTRPGGRVLVGCRRRGDSVRLDVIDTGIGIDRHQHQMIFTEFSRLEQGARIAPGLGLGLSIVQRILAALDHPMEIDSTVGKGSRFSISVPLVAMAPRLAEPVDAVPARTDTQLEGLHVLCVDNERSILDAMSGLLENWGCDVRTATSLKEIAQLGMLEGWVPDLVLMDYHLDQTSGLDAIEWLKQIVGGHLPTVLVTADQTPAVRQLAETRGTPVLNKPVKPAALRALLSQMSKQL, encoded by the coding sequence ATGTCCGACAGCGCGATTCCAGAACAGCTTGCATTCGAGGCCGGTTTGACCGGTGCCATCGACCACCTGCCCTATGGTCTGGCCGTATTCGATTCCGACCTTGTTCTGGCAACCGCAAACACCCAGTATCGTGTCGGCATGGGACTACCGCAGTCGCTGGCGCTTCCGGGAACACCGCTCGATGACATATTGTTGTTCATGGCGCGTCGGGGTGACCTTGGCCCGGGGACCCCACAGGTGGTCGCCGATCAGCGGCGCCGCCTGATAACGGCCGAACCCACGACGCTGACCCAGCGCACCAATATTTCGGGCCATCAGTTGGAAATTCACACAGCCCGACTGCCCGGTGGCGGGTTGCTCATTTCATTCTCCGACGTAACCGATCGGGCGCGCGCGGAAACAGCGCTCGAGCAGGTCAATCACACGCTTGAAGAACGGGTCAACGACCGCACGCGAGCCCTGACCCTTCTCAATGCCGAACTCGAAAAGGCTCGCGCCAAGGCCGATGCGGCCAATCACGAGAAAACGCGGTTTCTCGCCGCCGCCAGCCACGATCTTCTGCAGCCGCTCAATGCAGCACGACTTTACACCTCGACGCTTTTCGAGCGCACCCGTGGCACGGCCATGGCCGAGCTGGCATCATCGATCGATGCGTCGCTCAACGCGGTCGAGGACATCATGTCGACCCTTCTCGACATATCGCGCATGGATTCGGGAGCACTCAAGGTCACGCGGACCAACATCGATATTCTCGATCTCCTCAAAAAGATCGAGATCGAATTCCAGCCGCTGGCAAGCGAGAAAAGTATCGAACTTCGCGTTGTCGGCGCCTCCTTCACTGTGCGCTCGGATCGCATGTTGCTGGCTCGGGTCATTCAAAACCTGGTGTCGAACGCCATCAAATACACACGTCCCGGTGGCCGTGTGCTTGTTGGGTGCCGCCGACGCGGCGACAGCGTCCGTCTCGATGTAATCGATACGGGCATCGGCATCGACCGGCACCAACACCAGATGATCTTCACCGAATTTTCACGGCTGGAACAGGGTGCGCGCATCGCGCCCGGATTGGGATTGGGCCTTTCCATCGTCCAGCGCATTCTCGCCGCCCTCGATCACCCCATGGAGATCGACAGCACAGTGGGCAAAGGCTCACGGTTTTCCATTTCGGTCCCGCTCGTCGCCATGGCACCACGTCTGGCAGAACCGGTCGATGCGGTTCCGGCGCGGACAGACACTCAACTGGAAGGGCTGCATGTCCTGTGTGTGGACAATGAGCGCTCGATCCTCGACGCGATGTCGGGCCTGCTGGAAAATTGGGGATGTGACGTCCGCACGGCGACGTCTCTGAAAGAGATCGCGCAACTGGGCATGCTCGAAGGCTGGGTGCCTGATCTGGTTCTTATGGACTACCATCTCGACCAGACCTCAGGGCTCGACGCAATCGAATGGCTCAAGCAGATCGTGGGTGGCCATTTGCCCACGGTGCTGGTAACTGCCGATCAGACGCCCGCGGTCAGGCAATTGGCCGAAACGCGCGGTACGCCCGTCCTCAACAAGCCGGTCAAACCCGCCGCCCTGCGCGCCCTGCTCTCGCAAATGAGCAAGCAGCTTTAG
- the mscL gene encoding large conductance mechanosensitive channel protein MscL — translation MSFVKEFKEFAVKGNMVDMAVGIVIGGAFGTIVSSLVDDIFMPVIGLVLGGVDFSNLFVVLSNPQGVAVPSLTAAQAAGVATLNIGLFINAVVKFTIVAFALFMLVKGINMLRREKVEEAPAEPAPPPREEVLLAEIRDILKAKG, via the coding sequence ATGTCATTCGTCAAAGAATTCAAGGAATTTGCCGTCAAGGGCAACATGGTCGATATGGCCGTGGGTATAGTCATCGGTGGGGCCTTCGGCACGATCGTGTCTTCGTTGGTCGACGACATATTCATGCCTGTCATCGGTCTGGTGCTGGGCGGGGTGGATTTTTCCAATCTGTTCGTGGTGCTCTCCAATCCCCAGGGCGTTGCAGTGCCCTCACTGACGGCCGCGCAGGCTGCAGGTGTGGCGACCCTCAATATCGGCTTGTTCATCAATGCTGTGGTGAAATTCACCATCGTCGCCTTTGCGCTCTTCATGCTGGTCAAGGGCATCAACATGTTGCGGCGTGAAAAGGTCGAGGAGGCCCCTGCCGAACCCGCACCCCCTCCGCGTGAAGAAGTTCTGCTTGCCGAAATTCGGGACATTCTCAAAGCCAAGGGTTAG
- a CDS encoding response regulator transcription factor, translating to MNSEISYRPFLNRDRLVHIVDSDQPTCDGLDVLFRLEGFQTAISRNSDDFIARFGQRRPDVVILNFDLEGEDMLPALRRIKDMRSGIPVFMLADRPLVDGTVEAMRSGASDVFVKPVDSERFVRAVRETLRRDVHVKPSHDGQREVEIRGFAQLTPREREVLQLVTNGQSNKEAGRELGISPRTIEVHRARVMEKLGARNTADLIRIVLTS from the coding sequence ATGAATTCGGAAATTTCCTATCGGCCATTTCTCAATCGCGACCGATTGGTCCACATCGTCGACAGCGATCAGCCTACATGCGACGGGCTTGATGTGCTGTTTCGGCTCGAAGGGTTCCAGACGGCCATTTCGCGCAACAGCGACGATTTCATCGCCCGCTTCGGCCAGCGGCGGCCCGATGTGGTAATCCTCAATTTCGATCTCGAAGGTGAGGATATGCTGCCCGCGCTAAGGCGCATCAAGGATATGCGGTCCGGCATTCCGGTGTTCATGCTGGCGGATCGCCCGCTTGTCGATGGAACTGTCGAGGCCATGCGCTCGGGAGCGAGCGACGTCTTTGTTAAGCCGGTGGATTCCGAGCGGTTCGTACGCGCCGTGCGGGAAACCTTAAGGCGGGACGTTCATGTCAAGCCCTCCCACGACGGCCAGCGCGAGGTCGAAATTCGGGGTTTTGCGCAACTGACGCCGCGTGAGCGCGAGGTCCTGCAACTGGTCACCAACGGACAATCCAACAAGGAGGCAGGCCGCGAACTGGGGATTTCTCCACGTACAATCGAGGTGCATCGAGCACGGGTCATGGAAAAGCTCGGCGCTCGCAATACCGCTGACCTGATCCGGATCGTCTTGACGAGCTAG
- a CDS encoding glyoxalase superfamily protein — MLDFPAPKTMAKLLRSALAEHGHELSHGQCLELVARQLGYADWNVLAARMEPPRTDKDLFIPEGWFPGSVDSENFFRLGVDPDVPGVVRIEARAGVRIPGNTFATLMQSISARAYRSKRLRFTAELKSRNAGSGAIWMRIDPGGGGRHLRFDNMMKRSGDGALKGDADWTERSIVLDVPYTAASIHFGCLLHEKGAVWARNFHFETVDDDVPISQDGPFPPRPTNLGFDIN; from the coding sequence ATGTTGGATTTCCCAGCACCCAAAACCATGGCCAAATTGCTGCGCAGCGCTTTGGCCGAACACGGCCACGAGCTTTCTCATGGCCAATGCCTTGAACTCGTGGCACGCCAATTGGGCTATGCCGACTGGAATGTGCTTGCGGCGCGCATGGAGCCACCGCGAACGGATAAAGATCTCTTCATACCCGAGGGGTGGTTTCCCGGGTCTGTGGATTCGGAGAATTTTTTTCGGCTTGGCGTCGACCCAGATGTTCCCGGTGTGGTGAGGATCGAAGCACGCGCTGGTGTCAGAATCCCCGGCAATACATTCGCGACGTTAATGCAATCCATTTCTGCACGAGCCTACCGAAGCAAACGGCTGCGGTTCACTGCCGAATTGAAATCACGCAATGCCGGTTCGGGGGCAATATGGATGCGCATCGATCCGGGCGGTGGCGGGCGTCATCTCCGGTTTGATAACATGATGAAGCGCTCCGGTGATGGTGCCCTGAAAGGAGATGCAGATTGGACCGAGCGTAGCATAGTGCTCGACGTGCCCTACACTGCGGCCAGCATCCATTTCGGCTGCCTGCTGCACGAAAAAGGAGCTGTCTGGGCGCGAAATTTCCACTTTGAAACCGTCGACGACGATGTCCCCATATCGCAAGATGGCCCGTTTCCGCCCCGCCCGACCAATCTGGGCTTCGATATTAACTGA
- the hemA gene encoding 5-aminolevulinate synthase, which yields MDYRGIFEDAIDALRVEKRYRVFADIERIAGHFPRAVFRDSADNAREITIWCSNDYLGMGQHPAVIGAMQETAGKLGAGAGGTRNISGTNRPLVELERSLADLHRKEAALVFTSGFVSNEATISTVARLIPDCLILSDQLNHASMIQGVRQSGMEKKIFRHNDLDHLRDLLATAGKQRPKLIVFESVYSMDGDIAPIEAIADLAEEFNAMTYIDEVHAVGMYGPRGGGICEREDLMDRIDIIEGTLAKGFGVMGGYITANKAIVDAVRSYAPEFIFTTALPPALCAAARTSIEHLKVSNVEREGQQRQAGRVKRVLAEAGLPVLPTDTHIVPLIVGDARLCKAASDMLMDRHNIYIQPINYPTVPKGTERLRITPTPYHTDDMIAELCDALISVWQALELQRDFDMSKLMENKLVAGDLTLPTVGG from the coding sequence ATGGACTATCGCGGCATCTTCGAAGATGCGATCGACGCACTTCGGGTTGAAAAACGCTATCGCGTCTTTGCCGACATCGAACGCATTGCCGGGCATTTCCCCCGCGCCGTCTTCCGCGACAGCGCAGACAATGCCCGCGAAATCACCATCTGGTGTTCCAATGACTATCTCGGAATGGGCCAGCACCCCGCGGTGATCGGCGCAATGCAGGAAACAGCCGGCAAGCTCGGCGCCGGCGCCGGCGGCACGCGCAACATCTCGGGCACGAACCGGCCACTGGTCGAGCTCGAGCGCTCGCTCGCCGATCTGCACCGCAAGGAAGCCGCGCTGGTTTTCACCTCGGGATTCGTCTCCAACGAGGCGACGATTTCAACCGTCGCGCGGCTGATCCCCGACTGCCTGATCCTGTCCGATCAACTCAATCATGCCTCGATGATTCAGGGTGTGCGGCAATCGGGCATGGAAAAGAAGATTTTCCGACACAATGATCTGGACCATCTGCGCGACCTGCTCGCCACAGCCGGCAAGCAGCGCCCCAAGCTGATCGTTTTCGAATCCGTATATTCCATGGATGGCGATATCGCGCCCATCGAAGCGATTGCCGATCTGGCCGAAGAGTTCAACGCCATGACCTATATCGACGAGGTTCATGCGGTTGGCATGTATGGCCCGCGCGGCGGCGGCATCTGCGAGCGCGAGGACCTGATGGATCGTATCGATATTATCGAAGGAACGCTCGCCAAGGGGTTCGGCGTCATGGGCGGGTACATCACCGCCAACAAGGCTATTGTCGACGCGGTCCGCTCCTACGCACCCGAATTCATCTTCACCACTGCCCTGCCGCCGGCGCTTTGCGCGGCTGCCCGTACCTCGATCGAGCATCTCAAGGTCTCGAATGTCGAACGCGAGGGTCAGCAGCGCCAGGCCGGTCGGGTAAAGCGCGTCCTGGCCGAAGCCGGGTTGCCCGTCCTGCCGACCGACACACATATCGTCCCACTGATCGTTGGTGACGCGCGCCTGTGCAAGGCGGCCAGCGACATGCTGATGGACCGGCACAATATCTATATCCAGCCCATCAACTATCCCACTGTCCCCAAGGGGACCGAAAGGCTTCGCATCACGCCAACGCCCTATCACACCGACGACATGATCGCCGAACTCTGCGATGCGCTGATCTCGGTGTGGCAGGCGCTGGAATTGCAGCGCGATTTCGACATGTCCAAGCTGATGGAAAACAAGCTCGTGGCGGGTGACCTGACGCTGCCGACAGTTGGCGGATAG
- a CDS encoding OmpA family protein has product MKKQAVALTAVAALLLAGCSTNPYTGESQLSNTAGGALVGAGGGAIGGALIGSAMGDARVGALIGAGVGALAGGAIGNYMDQQEAQLRAQLQGTGVSVTRVGDNIILNMPSNITFGVNQSDIQPAFQNTLRSVALVLQEYNQTLVDIIGYTDSTGSASYNLTLSQQRATSVQRTLAQFGVDPRRFFVEGRGMANPIADNSTEAGRAQNRRVEIRIVPIRN; this is encoded by the coding sequence ATGAAAAAACAGGCAGTTGCCCTTACAGCCGTAGCAGCGCTTTTGCTCGCCGGTTGTTCCACCAATCCCTATACTGGTGAATCCCAGCTTTCCAACACCGCAGGCGGTGCCCTGGTGGGTGCCGGCGGCGGCGCCATCGGTGGTGCGCTGATCGGTTCGGCGATGGGCGACGCCCGGGTCGGCGCGCTGATCGGCGCCGGCGTTGGCGCTCTGGCCGGCGGTGCCATCGGCAATTATATGGACCAGCAGGAAGCTCAGCTTCGCGCCCAGCTTCAGGGCACGGGCGTTTCGGTGACGCGTGTGGGTGACAACATCATCCTCAACATGCCATCCAACATTACATTCGGCGTCAACCAGTCCGATATCCAGCCCGCCTTCCAGAACACGCTGCGCTCGGTGGCCCTCGTGCTCCAGGAATACAACCAGACCCTGGTTGATATCATCGGCTATACCGACTCTACCGGATCGGCGAGCTACAATCTGACCCTCTCCCAGCAGCGCGCAACTTCGGTGCAGCGCACGCTCGCCCAGTTCGGGGTCGACCCGCGCCGCTTCTTTGTCGAAGGCCGCGGCATGGCCAATCCCATCGCCGACAACTCGACCGAAGCCGGCCGCGCGCAGAACCGCCGTGTCGAAATTCGCATCGTGCCCATCCGCAACTAA
- a CDS encoding L,D-transpeptidase: protein MSELTLTRRGFMAGASSLMALTAAGCATTTRPTTQIQLPPPISPEVVTMYAARPQEQFPVPAVDLRYLDQKYYRQRVPYPTTEKVGTVIVDTPNFYLYHVEDGGTAMRYGAGLGRAGFEWSGRGHIAYSREWPIWTPPSEMVDRQPELEKWRNGQPPGLDNPLGARALYIHEGNRDTIYRIHGTGETWTIGQAVSSGCVRLLHQDVIHLADAVRFGSTIVVL from the coding sequence ATGTCCGAACTGACCCTGACGCGGCGCGGCTTCATGGCCGGCGCTTCAAGCCTTATGGCATTGACCGCCGCCGGCTGTGCAACGACCACCCGGCCCACAACACAAATCCAGCTTCCTCCGCCGATCTCGCCCGAGGTCGTAACAATGTATGCCGCGCGGCCCCAGGAACAATTTCCCGTTCCTGCCGTCGATTTGCGTTATCTCGACCAGAAATATTACCGCCAGCGTGTTCCATACCCGACCACCGAAAAGGTCGGGACGGTTATTGTCGATACGCCGAATTTCTATCTCTATCACGTCGAAGACGGCGGCACCGCCATGCGCTATGGTGCAGGCCTGGGCCGGGCCGGATTTGAATGGTCGGGCCGCGGGCACATTGCCTATTCGCGCGAATGGCCGATCTGGACACCGCCATCGGAAATGGTGGATCGCCAACCGGAACTCGAAAAATGGCGCAATGGCCAGCCGCCGGGACTCGACAATCCGCTGGGCGCACGCGCGCTCTATATCCATGAGGGCAATCGCGACACGATCTACCGCATCCATGGCACCGGCGAGACCTGGACCATCGGGCAGGCCGTGTCCTCAGGATGCGTGCGGCTGCTGCATCAGGACGTCATCCATCTCGCCGACGCTGTGCGGTTCGGCTCGACGATCGTCGTTCTTTAG
- a CDS encoding Tex family protein has product MTDIAKAIAGLIATEIAARPEQVRAAVDLLDSGATVPFVARYRKEVTGGLDDAQLRTLETRLGYLRELEARRAAILQSVDSQGKLTSELAAQIARVMTKSELEDIYLPYKPKRRTKAEIARERGLEPLADALFEDRTLAPPVEAEKYLSDDVPDARTALEGARDILAERFAENAELIGRLRDYMERKAVLRARVIDGKQEQGAKFSDYFDHAEAWSKVPSHRALAMLRGRNEEVLAVDLELDADTEGKYRPAETMVAAHFGIRADGGPVDQWLMDVARWSWRVKLWLHLSVDLMGRLRERAEDEAISVFARNLKDLLLAAPAGNRATMGLDPGIRTGVKVAVVDATGKVLDTATIYPFQPRNDVQGSFAALMALIARHKVDLIAIGNGTASRETERLVTDMLSMIPAPKPMKVVVSEAGASVYSASETASNELPGLDVSLRGAVSIARRLQDPLAELVKIEPKSIGVGQYQHDVDQYRLARALDAVVEDAVNAVGVDLNTASAPLLARVSGLGSSLAEAIVAHRDANGAFSARKQLLSVARLGPKAFEQAAGFLRIRDGSEPLDASSVHPEAYGVARKIVAACGRDIRQLMGDSTVLKKLDPHSFVDDTFGLPTVRDILAELEKPGRDPRPEFKTATFAEGIEEISDLRPGMMLEGTVTNVAAFGAFVDIGVHQDGLVHVSQLADRFIKDAHEVVKAGDVVKVKVLEVDAKRKRISLSMRRDAAPDRNAESRRPERNAPRPKKNAQPSSPSQGALGAALSEALRRDK; this is encoded by the coding sequence ATGACCGACATCGCAAAAGCCATCGCCGGACTTATCGCAACCGAAATTGCAGCCCGCCCCGAACAGGTGAGGGCGGCCGTTGACCTGCTTGATAGCGGCGCCACCGTTCCCTTTGTTGCGCGTTACCGCAAGGAAGTCACCGGCGGGCTCGATGATGCGCAGTTGCGCACGCTGGAAACGCGGCTCGGTTATCTGCGTGAGCTGGAAGCGCGCCGGGCGGCGATCCTTCAGTCCGTCGATTCACAGGGCAAACTCACCAGCGAGCTGGCAGCCCAGATTGCCCGGGTCATGACCAAATCCGAGCTTGAGGATATCTACCTTCCCTACAAGCCCAAACGGCGCACCAAGGCGGAGATAGCGCGCGAGCGCGGCCTGGAGCCGCTGGCTGATGCTCTGTTCGAAGACCGTACGCTCGCCCCGCCGGTCGAGGCCGAAAAATACCTCTCGGACGATGTGCCCGATGCCAGAACGGCACTCGAAGGCGCCCGCGATATTCTCGCCGAACGCTTTGCCGAGAATGCCGAGCTGATAGGCCGGCTACGCGATTATATGGAACGCAAGGCCGTGCTGCGGGCCAGGGTCATCGATGGAAAGCAAGAGCAGGGCGCCAAATTTTCCGACTATTTCGATCACGCCGAAGCCTGGTCCAAAGTCCCCAGTCACAGGGCCCTGGCCATGCTGCGCGGGCGCAACGAAGAAGTGCTGGCCGTCGATCTCGAACTCGATGCGGATACCGAAGGAAAATACAGGCCGGCTGAAACCATGGTTGCCGCCCATTTCGGCATCCGCGCCGATGGCGGACCGGTCGATCAGTGGCTGATGGATGTTGCGCGCTGGAGCTGGCGGGTCAAACTCTGGTTGCACCTGTCGGTCGACCTGATGGGGCGTTTGCGCGAACGAGCCGAGGACGAGGCCATCTCGGTTTTTGCGCGAAATCTCAAGGACCTTCTGTTGGCCGCACCCGCGGGTAATCGTGCCACCATGGGGCTGGATCCCGGTATTCGCACCGGGGTCAAGGTGGCCGTGGTCGATGCCACCGGCAAGGTCCTCGATACCGCGACCATCTATCCGTTCCAGCCCCGCAACGATGTGCAGGGCAGCTTCGCCGCACTCATGGCCCTGATTGCCCGGCACAAGGTCGACCTGATCGCCATCGGCAACGGCACCGCCAGCCGAGAGACGGAGCGGCTGGTCACAGACATGCTGTCGATGATCCCGGCGCCCAAGCCCATGAAAGTTGTGGTCAGCGAAGCGGGCGCCTCGGTCTATTCGGCCTCAGAGACGGCCTCGAATGAGCTGCCCGGGCTCGACGTCTCGCTGCGCGGCGCCGTCTCCATTGCCCGCCGCCTGCAGGATCCATTGGCCGAACTGGTCAAGATCGAACCCAAATCGATCGGCGTGGGTCAATATCAGCACGATGTCGATCAATACCGGCTCGCCAGGGCGCTGGATGCCGTGGTGGAAGATGCGGTGAATGCAGTGGGCGTCGACCTTAACACCGCATCGGCGCCACTGTTGGCACGAGTGTCCGGGCTCGGCTCATCCCTTGCTGAAGCCATCGTTGCCCATCGCGATGCCAACGGAGCGTTTTCAGCGCGCAAGCAATTGCTGTCGGTCGCTCGCCTCGGCCCCAAGGCCTTCGAGCAGGCAGCAGGGTTTTTGCGCATTCGCGATGGGTCCGAACCGCTCGATGCGTCTTCGGTCCACCCGGAAGCCTATGGTGTAGCCCGAAAGATCGTTGCGGCTTGTGGTCGTGATATCCGCCAATTGATGGGCGACAGTACAGTGCTCAAAAAACTCGATCCACACAGCTTTGTCGACGACACATTCGGGCTGCCCACCGTGCGCGATATTCTTGCCGAACTCGAAAAACCCGGCCGTGACCCGCGCCCCGAATTCAAGACAGCGACTTTTGCCGAGGGCATCGAAGAAATATCCGATCTCAGACCGGGCATGATGCTCGAAGGGACAGTGACCAACGTTGCCGCCTTCGGCGCCTTTGTTGATATCGGCGTGCATCAGGACGGCCTCGTCCACGTATCCCAACTCGCCGACCGCTTCATCAAGGATGCTCACGAGGTCGTCAAGGCTGGCGATGTGGTAAAGGTCAAAGTGCTCGAAGTCGACGCAAAGCGAAAGCGGATCAGCCTCTCCATGCGCCGCGATGCGGCCCCCGACCGCAATGCCGAGTCACGTCGGCCGGAGCGCAATGCGCCACGACCGAAAAAAAACGCTCAACCCTCGTCACCATCACAAGGCGCCCTCGGCGCAGCATTGAGCGAGGCGCTGCGCCGGGACAAATAG